aaggaaggcaacaaagacgaggttagaggagattgcggatttatccgatttccactactgaccagttataacatgtatgacatgtaggctgcactcactgtgatttgaaaaatggacaaaaatatgaagagttgtctttgcctttgtgtaatggaactggtgagtcttgaagttttcaataatttgtttacatgaagcacatattatgccgattgaaacacattccattcagatagctaggtgactggctcaggctcatcattcacttttaattgcaaacagaaaatgtctagctagcatcatgtcattacatgcttctatttccaaaggaatgaaaactgtttataccaacttaatatcatgcttatcattgttaatattgtacaatacatgtggcacaaacaatattagagcgtgtggactagctataggctatatttcaatggagctggtaaaaaaaagatcattatgagaacgtggccacaatgggcttaaagtgacagtgcaccatttacaaatgagttaaacagcatcaaatgtgtagtatttcttaagaaattaatactttaaaacacaattactgtgtcagtattatcatttaaataatataaaagtgttttacttttacctttgtggttactcattaattttgtgatttatgttgtatttaatatgccatttaagaagctttagtctttaggaactttttaattgcggttaatcgagattaattcatttcaaaatatatattttgaatcgtttgacagccctataataatattggagaaggggaatggctacacttacaaatcctgggtgtgttcacactgtttttgcttttagataataataataataacccaaaatgattgtcttgatactgtcatgcataagactttttttcctatcctggactcggtcttgactcggactcgaacctttttggactcggtcttgtcttggactcgaacctctttggactcggtcttgacttggtctcgactagtcctggtcttggacttgtcttggactcgacaaaggtggtcttgactacagccctggtaaacacacaagaaaaactccaagcatacatttgacaataaaatgaagggctttcctaaaagagtacacctgaaatctttttgaaattctggggcaattagacatttgtagagaagaacactaatggatgaaatataaatatgatagacttaatgatgaaggaaaaataatgaacaaagaagttcccctaaatgtcagaatgtctcggcgttctgattcttggcaactaatgactgtgtatgttgattgcctgatgtcattcaggtgctgttcaatcttcagtaaccaatagcatgtgcagcttgatcctgaagttctaatggggattcgaacactcaacctaagaaacaccagtacaaggcattatcccactgagccactaacaatcatacacattgggcagtcacattcacatgtgaaaatgtgtgttggtaaacacaagaaaaactccaagcatacatttgacaataaaatgaagggctttcctaaaacagtacacctgaaatctttttgaaattctggggcaattagacatttgtagagaagaacactaatggatgaaatataaatatgatagacttaatgatgaaggaaaaatagtgaacaaagaagttcccctaaatgtcagagtgtctcggcattctgattcttggcaactaatgactgtgtatgttgattgcctgatttcattcaggtgctgttcaatggtgtgaatcttcaataaccaatagtattcgagctagagcctaaagcactaccagggattcgaactctcaacctaacaaacatcagcactaggcattatcccactgagccactgacaatcctacatatttggcagtcacattcacatggtgaaaaggtgcgttggcaaacacacaacatcaagaaaattcttagcatacatttgacaatagaattaagggctttataaaaaagagtacagatctgaaaatgtgcactgttaatggtatccacataatgatggttgtatggttgttcaccaaggaaaaaaaaatactcatataggaatataggtgatataggagaaatgggctgagtggtcgaactttattggtctatatctctgaaatggaaaaacatatccaaattattttgataacttttgtgaggctttgtctaaacattgtctgtgagaattttggtgaagatttgataatttttgaagtatgtgaaactttttatgatgtttggcttttctctgaaattgtggcaaaagtaaacatttttagagcataagaccagggtgaaaaagatgcatctgaatgtagagattaatatcatgaaagaattttgagtctaggtcaatctggtaaggagaaataagcatttttgacaagagcgccacctttgggtgcagtaccccaaattttgggttatgggtagtgggggggtactggtaacaatacttgaaaatgtttagtttctaggacttacggtttataggaatataggtgatctaggaaaaatggcctaagtggtctaactttattagcctatatctctgaaatggaacaaaatatcaaaattctgatccataacttttgtgaggcttggtctaaacattgtctgtgagaattttggtgaagatttgattatttttgaagagtgtgaaactttttataatgtttggcttttccatgaaattgtgtcaaaaataaacatttttagaccataagaccagggccaaaaagatgcacctgagtttagagattaatattatgaaagaattttgagtctaggtcaatctggtaaggagaaattagcataattaacttttttttccaacagcgccacctttgggtgcagtaccccaaattttgggttatgggcagaggggggtactggtaaccatacctgaaaatttgaagagttttggagttacggtttaggcagcagtatgacttttacagaattttggccaaaaatgaacggtacagaaacaataggggtcctgcagctacgctgctcggacccctaataataagaacaaatagaaacacaatggttgcctcgcagcttcgctgcttggcccccaataagaaaagttggaataacagtacagtgcattttcatgcactgtaataaatcggataacaatagagggcatttttcatgcactctaataaaagcatagaagggcaaatagtcaaagaatagttcaaaaggtaaagatcataataaaaagaaaacataaaacacaaggtaaaatcatttaaaaataaagaatgatAAAGTatagtaaacaaaaacaaaggcaaaagtagtaaaaaagtaataaaagtaataaaagacaaggtagaataattagtCAGAtacagaatttgtaactcggtgcagttagcagaaagcatctgagaacaatttggtcttaagtctagatttaaaactggctagtTTTACAGTTAGTTCCAGatctgagccgcatagcagctaaaagctgcttcaccatgtttagttctaaattccatgacccgtgggaaccctgctttACTTTGAGGTCGGCTACGACAGCGGCTCTAGGAGTTCCGATGCAGCCTACTTTTTAGTTATCTTGGTGCATGGTGTTGTACTGTAGGCTAGTGTTGACTTAAGTTCACTGCTGATTTCGTTTCTAAGCATAGCCTACTAAACACATAAATTGACTTTGTCACATAAGTTGACTTTGTTTCTGTGTTAAGATCAGCTGTTTCCCAACTTATCTGAACCTTTCCCACCTTGTCTACGATTCTGAGTTTTCTTTTTAagccgctctctctcttcctcgctcGCTGGCTGTAGTGAAGAAAGCTCGACTCCGCTGGAGTCCaaatgcagtttgggagggacagaaataccttaacagagcaagcagcaaccctcctctatctgaggactaagctaaagtagcctatctattttgtaagttaatgtaaaacacataggttggtgaaagaactgtaagctcaaaattcagctcattaaagtgtaagctaattaaagcatgtttagacacacagggccagatgtacgtacatttgcgaacgtagcgttatcagcgtcatggacaaaccacacattgcgaacgctgtcagacccaagtttccatcgtatttatcaatcgttcaatccttagtgtaaactgcgcttttctctgcctttctccgacataaatttaaatagcgaagtaaagtacagatacgtgaaatttctacttaagtacagtaatgaagtatttgtactccgttacattacaacactgcttGTATTGTAGCCTAACTGTAAAAATTaatatcagaaaaattatcTGACACCACCCCCAAAACTAATATTTCTGTGtctttggggggtactgggtcttcattgggggCTATAGTACCCCCCTGTACCCCCTGTAATTGGAACTACGGTGAACACTACTTTAAAAAATCCGAAACAACTAAAATTAAATCTGAAAACTTAGAATGTCACGTGTCATATTTGCTGAGACTCTGCTTCTTCACGCATCATGCTCAGCTCAGAAGATCCTTCTCTTGCATCTTCCTGTGACTGTGATCTACCCTagtaagacacacaaacaacatgatTTTCACACATCTCCAAAAAGATAATCATTAGTACTACAGACAGCATCTCAGGCAACACATAAACAAGTACAACAACTATTCAATAACTGCATTATGTAGTCATGATAAAAATAACTTGAGAAGTGAGTGTCTACTGGTACATGTCATATTTGCCCTGTTGTGGGCATGTGAAACATTTTTCTCTGATTCTTAAAGGAAATGAAGATTAAAGCTTACCGATAATTGACTGGGAAAATTAAAGGGaagcaagaaagagagggattaaAAGTAGACCCAGTAAACTTTGAACTAACTATAATTAATTAAAAGTCATTTAGCACTGCAATTCATAATATAAAATATGACTTActgagtacatgtactgtatattaaaGTACTTACCCTCCTGAGATCGGCTCACGGTTTGGTGGGGTTTCCATACGTTGCCTTCCCAGTCGTGACATGTTGTCGAAACATGTTGTTGCAAACTGGGAAAATATTTCAACTCACCCTTAATGCCagcaaacatttaacatttgtaGAAATCACATTTTATATCCCACCAGTTAACTGAATTATCATTTCCAAATCATCATCTTCAGAAATTCTTGAATAAACGCATAATGCTGCATTGTGGGATATGGAGGAATAAAGGGGATAAATGCAAAGGGGGAAATGGCACATACGCAACACTGACAATATTTTGTTGACAAATATACACCTGAAAACAGAAACATAGCTTACCGAATGTTTCAGGACAAATCTGTTGAAAATATAAAGGAAAAAACATTAAGGTTCAGTTAAAACACATATAAATCTTTTACTCATGATTTATAGGTAATACGTTTTACCTGACACATAATATACAACCGAGAGTTAGGAATATGGTGAAAATGCTCCAGATTAAACAGTAATCTCCTGTAATGACAAAGAGTGTGAGGGATAGAAAATGGATCGATGTCACATTTCTACCTCATGCTAAAGCAGATTTAATGCAACAAATAATTCCATGCGTTAAATGCAGATACAATTTTACATTGTATATCGAGATGTGTACAGCTCAGTAAACTATTGACTTGGAAATAATGATTAAAATAATCCATAACTtttgaaattaaaaataaataaatatataaataaatatatatatatataaataaataaatataaatactcACGAGTACATTGGTGCAGAAATGGAACAAATACATGCAATGAACCTGTTGCTGACCCATACAAGTTTGAAACCTCACAATCATACAGGCCATTCATGTCATATGTTAATTTGTGGAAGTGGAGTTGGCTTCCATTTTTTGTAATTCTATTATCGGAGAGAGGAACTCCATTCCTGTGCAGGagcaaagtcaaagtcaaagttaaTTTTATCATACCAAAGAGGGGATATATATAcaaacatacagatacacagataccccctccccccacacacacagacacactcaccacGCACATATACTAAAAATCCTAAATATAAATAAGCCtaacagttcacacacacacacacacacacacacacacacacacacacactatagataATAAGTTGGGCATCCAGTGCAATACAATAACTTAAGAGGGTAGACCATTATGTCCATTGATTTTATTATGTGTCTTTTATAAGAGCCTGATTGCTGAGGGGACAAATGATTTGCTAAATATATTTTATCCTTCTTTGAAGCATCCTTCCATTGCCCCGCTGACTTACTGGAAATTTAATCATGCGTTGCAGCTTGACCTGATCTTGCTTGTGCACGTTACCAAAACACAAATCAAACCAAAAGACAAGATGCTCTGGAGGACGGCTTTATAAAACAGCTGCTAGATATAACAGTCAACTGGCACCAGTTGTGGTTTGAGCATGATGACATTTGAACTAATCTAATGTGACAACACAGAAATATGCTAACGGGTAAACTGATTGAAGTTCACAGCTCTGATGGTCTTATTTTATAACATTAGCCAGTTGTGAAGAATGAGACCTCACGGTCCAAACTCACAAAGGGGATGCGCGCTCTTTCAGGCAACCAAGGTACAAGGAGACATTGACGAACCACAGACAAGTGCAAACTTTGTGCTAAGAGTGCTGGTTTATTTACAGTGTTCAAAAGTGATAAacaaaaactttgaaaaaaggCTACAAACAAAAATCAACACGAGGGTTGCTCACAATTAAAGACTTAACTAAACAAAATAACCAATACAAAACTAATAGGGATTCACAGAGTTAAATGTTCACAAACCAGACTCACAGCAAGCTGCTCTCCCTATGCCACTCTCTCCTGAATGACAGAAGCTCAGCCTTTTTATGGGCCTACCCATTAGAAACGTCACTCAAACATGCCTTGATCCTAACAATTTTACCCTTATTTTAcgctataaaaaaaatatactttctcTTTCCCTAAAACCAGTTCAAAACCCTAACCACAATTACAGACAcgccatcaaaacaaaaaaatacaaaaagattGCAACTTTGACAATTCGGGTTTCTCGGGGGATCATTGATGGCGGGACACACAACAGGGAAGTGAATGCAGTCAGTGTAGGTGCTatgcaagggggcaggcgaattcccggaagtagaagaatcgacgtaggctggagggaccacctctctgctaactcccatagaagtccattcattctaggattttttttaaataccataacttcatataacatatatcctgtgccgatattgtagcttctgtgtaatctacataaacactacaaaggcaaaacagactccattaCCTCGcctgtaacgttggttacccgtaagaagaatagttagcttgttcggttggagggaagctagctttgacgtaatctctctttcgcgccgtagggagataaccgtattgtttggataagaagctcagtccaccttactgtctatgacggtaactcataagcaaaacccatagatatatctatgagcaaaacctagcatacacgaccgtatgttaaggtaaagcattacacagaggcaacctaataataatacaaaaaagcaaacctattttttttttaaaacggcactaatcatttcagaggttttcgatggattgaccgtaggtcggaaaagtggaaagaagattagcttcaaggctataacttttttgttttgttttagcatgactgtttttgaagatgatcatgtatggtagcttcaacattaacacgacttggtgagaatgatattaataataatacataaataaatgtttaactttgatgactttgaaggcgaaggaagtgtgagaagaatttctgtgtatctatcatatgagttacaagattcagttcgatggctaacgtcacgaagttaagtgtgagtctgcgcagtactggggggaccaactgaaaaatcgttctatttgactcagtgccctcccattgaaaacgacggagtctgttcgtccatttcttttactgtctatggtgctATGGCGTGGGAATACTGGTGCGTGTGGTGGAAATGTTTGGTGGAGCAAAACCAGCGAGTACCTTGCGGCTTGCGGAGATGTTGTGGATGAAAACTGGTgagtacagaaatatgtgtgacgCTATGTGACGGTGAAATATGAATGTGTTCAGAACGCGCTAAACCGGTATCGCGTGTAATGAACTTGCCAAGTgccgtgtgcaggtgtgtgcgtgtgtgtcgggAAATGTTTGTCAGTTATGTGTAGGGACAACGTCGGGAGCATTTGGGGAAAAGTTTAACTGGAGGGCAACTTTTCCACACCAGTACAAACCAATTGTTTTTTTGCCAAGTAAAGTTCAAACACCATCCCACAAATTGTACCTTCTCCATTTATATTGTACATCCTCTGGATTGGCGTCTGTTTGACATTGAAACACTACAGATGGAGGGGGACTCTGAAGAGTGGTCACTTTAGCAGGATCAGGGGgatctaaaagaaaaaaataattgtaaacAGATCAAACTTTTACCACTAACAGAACATATGCATGGGTGCCCTGGATTTACAGTCCTGTCTTCAACATACACCAATCTGCCTGCAAAGCTTGCAGATCCTGGAGTCCTGAAATCCACTTTTAACGGAATCCTGGATTTACTGACTGACAGGCCACAGGTGGTGAGGATGAAATATAGACAGGAGAGATGCCTAGTTCCATAGATATGGGAGTTTCACACACCGGCCAATcaaaaccaacaacaacaacacaattaCTAACAAGTTCTGGGCAGAAAACAATCACCAACAAAACAGCAGTGTAGTGGCTAGCATGCAATAGCCACACAAGtcatgggttcaattcccagctgccACCATTGTGTCCTTGATGTGTAGAACCATTTTGTAGCTATGGAAttaatttgtctgtgtgcaaaaaaaaatgcataCCTGCAGAAATATTTTGTGCACTTGTGAAAAACAGTTGTCCACAGGGATttagtttgaatgtgtgtggaacAGCTTTATAGCTACAGGCAATAAAAGGAACTTATGTCTTTGCACATACAATTAGGCAGCAATTGGGAGAAGTATGACATCTATCTTTCGTGTGCAAATTGGATCTACAAAGGTACAAAACTTTTTTTACAGACACAAATTTTGGCAGTGTTTTGTCGTCAtttctgaagagccaatcaGCGAATTTTAGCACGGTCTTGACAGCGTTTCTGCACAGCTAATCAGcacatggtatggtatggtgcCCGCCAACCCTGGCCGAGAGATGTGGCACATGACGTCCCCTGATTGGCTAGTCAGTAGGCAGTTGGATCAATCCTTttagaacaggcaagagctttctagcctcacgtcagcagcgctgcatcacccatatacattaaaacaaccagcggatggtgggcgggtgcggttttgaaaattggtcaaaaaactttggtgctgatggatggctgatggatgataagttttgctatgcagttatggttgaaataatagcccatcagcacatctctagtgtgtgtgcctctctctcgctcagaggggagggggaggctgaggggtcgatcaagcatggattctaaactctgtggtggataggatctacaattaggtgttaattaatattactacgctagttcgaagtactcccaagtgctattgcgccacacattgtagttctcctgtttattcgcttggaaaattgccacgtttcatgttgtgtgaccgttgacatttttatcaactactcgtgcaactgtatttaagtcgggaaaacgtggatgttttacTTCTATgtctggctacgtctgagcccgttagcatagcaacatgctaacacattcgtgCCGCgcaccagagtgtttgagtgcacgtaccgacacgggagaggtatgactcaactcgtgaaagttaaggtaagaacatatattactactgacattgggtggcgtgttcctttaagcacCATCACACAAGTTGAAACTTACATCTGTGTCATTCTTTTTGGTGAAATGGTCTTTGCACGCTTCATCCTGTTGTCTGCCCTGGCTCTAACCTCGAGTTTTTTAGTAGCCTTTACTTTTCGCAAACCTTGTGAGCGTGCGAACCCAAACACTGTGACCTCGCGCCAAATGTTTTTATTGGTTTATTAAGTACAAACAGGCGAGTTATGAAAAATTGAGTGTGAGGGATAATTTGTTCACTTCACACAAAAAGATCTTGGAATGAGAGCGCTAACTGTACTAGCGTTTAGTCCACTGtctataatagcctaatttagaattcttttttttaaccGACTACAGACAACTTTGATCGGTTAACGTTGATACAGTCAACCATCGGTCAAACGGTCCGATGAGAGCTGAGCCAGCACAGCAATACTGGCTCATTTCCTCCGAGCAGTATGGCTCAGTTCGGTGCTGTAAGGTGCACAATTATCTATTTCCAATGTAAACATTTGTGAATGGTACCAAAACAGAGACACGTAACATTCCAATTTTCcggctctcactctcacacacacacacacaatggagactcccctctgtagcctaggctacctgacTCAGAACAATCCAAGAGTGTTACAGCACAGAATTTGCACTGTTGTGTTGATAAGGCCAACCTTAGTGAACACCGAGCTGAACTGTCATTAAGTTAGATAGGCTACTGATGCATGCAAATTAAATAGTTTGTTCTTATCACAACAAAGTCAATCGTGGAGATAACATTTGTTTGACAGGCAAAGTTATCAGCACTTAGCAACATGCATGTAAGAGCCTTAGGTGGTAACAAGgtaaggtaggcctaatgttagagCACAGCTGGGTCTCTACACACGGTCACAGTTAACATCTATTAATTCATCAAATGTGACATGAGAGGTTTGCGCACCGCCAAcgaccctcacccccaccccacccccgaataaaaaagaacaaaaaataataaaaattgtGCCCTCTTGGAAATCACAAATGCCCCCTCTGTCACTGTACTCTCTGATTGTGTGAAAATGCAGAGATAGAAAACAACCCTGTAAAGATATAGCATTGATACTCacaatggatgttgatagagtAATTGAACATTTGCTGTCCATTCAATGTTGGGTGTCTGACCAAACACAGGACTTCCTTGCGCTGGATTCCTCTGGAAGGTAGACCCAGAAGATTGCAGGTGACATTGCTAGTGCCATCTGGGTTCACAGTTGAGATTGATGTAATGCTCACTGTGCTTCCAAGAGAGCTGGCATTCCATGACACCTCAGCAGGAGGATATGCGTTGTCAGCACTGCAGGTTGCAAGAGTTACCTCACTTATGCCAACCAAGGGTGTAACAGTGAGGACATTTACCACAGGTGGAGCTAAAGACATCAAAACAATTTTTAGTTGTTGTGTAAAATCACAAGGCAGGTGTGTAGCATAGAATACACTAAATGCAAATAAAAGGAAAGTGTGCTCATTTTTGTAACTCAGGGAATGGCTATAAAAAATCTAGGTACTTGTTTGAAAACAATGACTTTGGCTGGACTcatggtctattgtcagattaCCGGTAATTGAAAATGGCACTCTTTAGCAAGATGTACTTTAAGTGGGTTTTGGCATAGATTGAAAAgtgactatactgaaaagatcTCTGCACAAACTATAAACCTAACTCTGATACAGAGAGGGAATGCactcacagggtgtgtgtgtgggtgtgggggatAGTGTTCCTTGGTGGCGACTTTGACCAAGTTATTACAATATTGGAAAATGATTACATTAGGCTTTATTACATTTTTCTTGGCGTTAAAAAGGGAtttttattactattattgGGTGT
The sequence above is a segment of the Alosa sapidissima isolate fAloSap1 chromosome 2, fAloSap1.pri, whole genome shotgun sequence genome. Coding sequences within it:
- the LOC121693191 gene encoding nectin-3-like protein isoform X4; this encodes MRTTPKTVQKKIFTIIRNRNTTPEEVNDLKTRLKFIGNIQEGVANILLKNASIKDCGNYSCSFTLFEGSPVKKSIQLTVHAPPVVNVLTVTPLVGISEVTLATCSADNAYPPAEVSWNASSLGSTVSITSISTVNPDGTSNVTCNLLGLPSRGIQRKEVLCLVRHPTLNGQQMFNYSINIHYPPDPAKVTTLQSPPPSVVFQCQTDANPEDVQYKWRRNGVPLSDNRITKNGSQLHFHKLTYDMNGLYDCEVSNLYGSATGSLHVFVPFLHQCTRDYCLIWSIFTIFLTLGCILCVRFVLKHSFATTCFDNMSRLGRQRMETPPNREPISGGQLSGRSQSQEDAREGSSELSMMREEAESQQI
- the LOC121693191 gene encoding nectin-3-like protein isoform X2, with amino-acid sequence MPTEKRQIQERERQLREAAKGTPPLQGWLRKSQPAALQIIGVDKEVIAGEDVELVCQLSGAEVVIQVDWMRTTPKTVQKKIFTIIRNRNTTPEEVNDLKTRLKFIGNIQEGVANILLKNASIKDCGNYSCSFTLFEGSPVKKSIQLTVHAPPVVNVLTVTPLVGISEVTLATCSADNAYPPAEVSWNASSLGSTVSITSISTVNPDGTSNVTCNLLGLPSRGIQRKEVLCLVRHPTLNGQQMFNYSINIHYPPDPAKVTTLQSPPPSVVFQCQTDANPEDVQYKWRRNGVPLSDNRITKNGSQLHFHKLTYDMNGLYDCEVSNLYGSATGSLHVFVPFLHQCTRDYCLIWSIFTIFLTLGCILCVRFVLKHSFATTCFDNMSRLGRQRMETPPNREPISGGQLSGRSQSQEDAREGSSELSMMREEAESQQI
- the LOC121693191 gene encoding nectin-3-like protein isoform X1; protein product: MASVCFLEQCHRLCKKVAVEAWSRLPSQSTTSASLQIIGVDKEVIAGEDVELVCQLSGAEVVIQVDWMRTTPKTVQKKIFTIIRNRNTTPEEVNDLKTRLKFIGNIQEGVANILLKNASIKDCGNYSCSFTLFEGSPVKKSIQLTVHAPPVVNVLTVTPLVGISEVTLATCSADNAYPPAEVSWNASSLGSTVSITSISTVNPDGTSNVTCNLLGLPSRGIQRKEVLCLVRHPTLNGQQMFNYSINIHYPPDPAKVTTLQSPPPSVVFQCQTDANPEDVQYKWRRNGVPLSDNRITKNGSQLHFHKLTYDMNGLYDCEVSNLYGSATGSLHVFVPFLHQCTRDYCLIWSIFTIFLTLGCILCVRFVLKHSFATTCFDNMSRLGRQRMETPPNREPISGGQLSGRSQSQEDAREGSSELSMMREEAESQQI
- the LOC121693191 gene encoding nectin-3-like protein isoform X3, giving the protein MTIASSRSIFQAVHQKDHKTLTLLLLIFGSMIQALQIIGVDKEVIAGEDVELVCQLSGAEVVIQVDWMRTTPKTVQKKIFTIIRNRNTTPEEVNDLKTRLKFIGNIQEGVANILLKNASIKDCGNYSCSFTLFEGSPVKKSIQLTVHAPPVVNVLTVTPLVGISEVTLATCSADNAYPPAEVSWNASSLGSTVSITSISTVNPDGTSNVTCNLLGLPSRGIQRKEVLCLVRHPTLNGQQMFNYSINIHYPPDPAKVTTLQSPPPSVVFQCQTDANPEDVQYKWRRNGVPLSDNRITKNGSQLHFHKLTYDMNGLYDCEVSNLYGSATGSLHVFVPFLHQCTRDYCLIWSIFTIFLTLGCILCVRFVLKHSFATTCFDNMSRLGRQRMETPPNREPISGGQLSGRSQSQEDAREGSSELSMMREEAESQQI